The DNA sequence TGCGAAAAAGAGAGAGAAAATCAAACTGGCATGTCCTGCCCATCTTCACGTATATGATGCATCCGGAAACCATATAGGATTCAATCCGGAAACCGGCGAAATCGAATTGATGATTCCCAACGCTGTATTCACTGGCAATACAAGCGCTGGAATCCCGGAGGAAATCACCCTATATGACGTAGATACGTTTGAGAGTGTAGTCGATTCGTATGGCGAAGGTACCTTCGATCTAGTCCTCACAGCCTCAACTTTCAGAGAAGTTACACAGATCTCATACGAGGAGATCACAATTAATCCGGAATCAAGCGCATCAGTGAAAATTAGCCCGCAAGATAACGGCAACATCCTTATAGTAGACGTAGATGGCGACGGATCAAATGACGACTTGATAGAACCGGATTCCATCCTCATCAAGCAGGACGATGTTAGCAATTACTTGCCCATCATACGTACGATTGAAGGTCCGATTGATCCCATTCCAGTGAATACCGAATTATCGGTTTCAATAAACTTCACTGATCTAGAGGATAGTCATACCGTAAGCATAGAATGGGGAGATAATTCGAGCAGCACTTGCGCTATAGTAAAAACCGTTGACTCCGGTACCGCTGTCGGGACCCATGTCTTCACATCACCGGGAATTTATACTATCAGATGCACCGTTGAAGACTCAATGGGAGCAACTGATACAGAAGAATACCAGTACATCGTCATCTACGACCCCGACGGCGGCTTCGTCACCGGCGGCGGCTGGATCGACTCGCCCGAAGGTGCCTATTACCCCGATCCCGCCCTGACCGGCAAAGCCACCTTCGGCTTCGTCTCCAAGTACAAGAAGGGGGCAACCGTCCCCGAAGGGCAGACCCAGTTCCAGTTCAAGGCGGGCGATCTCAACTTCCACTCTGACAGCTATGACTTCCTCGTCATCGCCGGAAAGAAGGCGATGTGCAAGGGAACCGGGACCATCAACGGCGAAGGGAATTACGGCTTCATGATCTCGGCCATTGATGAGGCACTGACGCCCAGTAAGGATGTCGACCTCTTCAGGATCAAGATCTGGGACAAGGACGATGGCGACGCCATCATCTATGATAACCAACTTGGCGCAGAGGAGGATGCCGATCCGACTACCGCCATCGGCGGCGGATCGATTGTGATCCATACAAAATAACCCACCCATTTTTCCAATTCCATTTTGTTCCGGGAAAGCGATCCCCCTCTTCACCCCCATAGACATATATATGAATAGGCTGTATTCCCGCTCACCAACGAACATGGAGTGAGAAAAACCATGGAAAAATTCCTGGAAATGCAAAAAAAAATGGAGGAGATGTCCCCGGAAGAGAAGAGCGAGATGATAGCAAAGCTCCGGGGAATGTGTATCTGCCCACAGTGTGCATCGTACACCGAATGCATGAAGGAGAAGGATGAACTGATCTACTGCGCAACCGGACAGAGCGAGTGCCTGGTGCGGATGAAAGAGTGTATCTGCGACGAGTGCCCGGTGAAACCCATGATGGGGCTCATCAACACCTCATACTGCATGCAGGGCTCCGAGAAGGAACTGCGGGGACTCTGATCCCTCTTTTTTTGCCATTCAAAGGACGATGCACGACTGCGGTGACTGCCGGAGGGAACCTCCGGTAAAACCCCGCCATTATCATCCAGGCCCCCCGACCCCCCATATACATAAATGTGAATACGGTTTATTCCGGGATGCCACAAGGCTGGAGTGAACAGGCATGGAAGATTACCTGGAACTAGCGAAACGAATGGAGGAGATGTCCCCGGAGGAGCAGGAGGAGATGATGGCGATGATCCGGGAGATGTGCATATGTGCAGGGTGTGCGTCCTATACCTCGTGCATGAAGGAGAAAGGTGAATTGATGTTCTGCGCAACCGGAAAGAGTGAATGTTTTGTTGAGATGAAACAATGCCTCTGCCCGGAGTGTCCGGCGACATCGAAAATGGGGCTCATCAACACCTCCTACTGCATGCAGGGCTCCGAAAAGGAACTGCGGGGACTGTAATCATCTCTTTTTTTTTGGTTCCCGGCCGAAAGAAGCATATACCACGGCCCGGTATCTTCGTGCAGTGAAAGGGTATGGGGAAACACGAATCGTATCTCATCCGTCTTACAAAAGACCAGATCGAACCGGCGAGCGGGATGCTCGTGCGGTCGTTCTTCAATGATCCGAAACTTGCACACATCCTCCCGGACGAGGAGGAGCGCCGGAAAAAGGGACGCCACCTCTTCGCCTTCGAACTCCGCTACGGACTGAGGTATGGCCGGGTCTATGCCACCTCGCCCAACCTCGAAGGCGTTGCAACGTGGATTCGCTCGGAAAAGGCGGCGATCACCTTCTGGCGTGCAATGCTCTGCGGGGGAATGGCGCTGCAGAAAGGGCTTGGGAAAGAAGCGATGGACCGGCTGGAGGCATTCTCCGAACAGGCCGATTTCTACCACGAAAAGCACCTCCCCACTCCTCACTGCTACCTCTTCTTCATCGGCGTCGACCCCCGCTTCCAGGGGCAGGGATATGGGGGGATGCTGATGCGCCCGATGCTCGAATGGCTGGACGAGACGGGGACGGCCTGCTACCTGAATACCCAGAACGAGGCAAACATCGGCCTCTACGAGCACTTCGGGTTTCGGGTGGCGGGGCAGGTCACCCTGCCGGAGTCCGATATCGTGCATACCGGGATGGTACGCAAGCCCGCGGGTGAGAGAGGATCGTCCCCGGATTAGCCGGATACGGACCTTGCGGCATCTCCCGGAAGAACGGTGACTACCCGCACCATTCCGGCCATCCCGGTCCGCCCCACTTTCTCCTCCCCCCTTTACCGCAACCGCTATCTCTCCCCACCCCCACCATACCCCCATGCTCATCCGCGATATCCACACCGCCTCCTACTTCACGTCCCGTGACGGCTGCACGCTCTGCGAGCTCCTGCACCCGAAGAACGAACCCGACCTCGCCATGGACATGAGCCTCTGCCACGCAGTCCTCTCACGGGGGGAGAGGACCGTCCCGCACCGACTCAAGGGGCAGACCGAGGTGTATTACATCCTTGCAGGGGAGGGTCGGATGCATGTCGGCGAAGGAAATGCCGTGCTCCGGCCGGGCCAGACCGCCCTCGTCCCGCCGGGGGCGGTGCAGTGGATCGAGAACATCGGGCAGGAGGACCTCATCTTCCTCGCCATCTGCCAGCCGCAGTGGACGGAAAGGGATGAAGTGATCCTGAAATAACCCACGGGTGCCTGCGAGGGGGCCACCAATCCGACGGGCATGCCCCTTCCCGTCTTCCCGGATTGCCTTGCGCCGGACCCGTCCATCCATTCCATCGATGTCCATTCCCTCGGGGGGGCAGGCAGGGCATGGGTTCCTTGCCACGGTAAAAACGGCAGAAACTCCACTGCCACCCGCCCAACCACCCCCCTTCACTCCATCGATGATGGTGCCTCCCCCACATTAGCTTCGTCCCCGTCGGGTGAACTCATGCACGAACCGAAGCGAAGCATGCGGCGGCTTTCGTCCGGGGAAAAAATATTCCCAAAAATATGCACTCAAACATAGATCGAGCGCATTCAAATTTGAATAAATCTTTAATTACCAAATCCCAGGTTCATTAAACTCATTATTAATATTTGTGAATTGAACGAGAAACATTTTAAGCTCCGACTCCAGATTACACTATTACGTGGAGTTTTGTATAAATGGAGTGGCTATGAAAGGAAAATACAATATTCTCTATGTTGATGACGAAGAGATTCTCCTGGACGTCACCAAGGTATACCTGGAGAAGTCCGGTTGCTATTCGGTGGATACGGCACGCTCAGCGGGTGAAGGGCTGAATAAAATTGCCCGGCAGAATTACGATGCCATAATATCCGATTATGAAATGCCGGAGATGAACGGCATCGAATTTTTAACAAAAATCCGGTCTTCGGGAAATGACATCCCCTTCATCATTTTTTCCGGCCGGGGACGTGAGGATGTCGCTCTCGGGGCACCGAATACCAGGGTTGATTATTATCTCCAGAAAGGTGGTCAGCCCAAGACCATGTTTGCCGAACTGGGGCGCAACATCACCCAGGCAATCAGCCGAAAAGGAGCTGAAATAGGCCTTGAAAACAAAAAATCAATTAAATACTCTATTTAACGCAGCAAGCGAGGCAGGCATGCTCATATCCCCCGACGGGGCCATCCTTGCAATGAACAGCCGGATGGCTGAACGATTCGGCAGGACACCCGATGCACTCATCGATGGAAATGCTTTTGAAATACACCCTCCGGAGCTTGCAAACCTCGAAAATATCATCCTTCAGGGAAATCACCTCGCAAATACCCTCTTCTTCTACCATGAATCGGCCGACGGACGGCATTATAAAAATACGATAAATCCGGTCGTCAATCCGGAAAGTGAGGAGGTTTCGTATGCCGTCTTCTCGGAGGACATGACCGAAAAACTCACGAAAGGGAATTTTCCCGTGAGGGAAAAGACGACGAGACTTGCCTCGATCGTCGAATCGGCAGAGGACGCAATTATCGCAACCGATACGGAGGGCAGGATTACCATCTGGAATCATGCGGCCGAGGCTACATTCGGATACACGGAGGATGAGGCCCTCGGAAAGGATATCGATCTCATCAGTCCGCCGGATTATGGACCGGGGCCGAAACTTTTGACCGAGCGAGTCAAAAACGGCGAGAAGGTCAGGCATTTCACGACCAAACGAATGCGAAAGGACGGAACGGTCATCGATGTCTCCCTTACGGTATCCCCGATCACCGGTGACGCCGATGAGATCGTCGGCATTTCCTACATTACCCGCGATATCAGCGATGTTGCCGGCGCACGGCGCAAGCAGAAAGAGAGGGATGAATGGAATGCCGCTGTCCTCAGAAGCATCGGAGACACTGTCATAACAACCGATACGGACGGCAAAGTGACCTTCATGAATCCCGCGGCAGAGGAGCTTACGGGATGGACCTTTGAGGAGGCACGGAACAAGCCGTTAGCAGACATCTATCGGATTGCGCACGATGGAGGAGAGCTCATCCATCGCCCCGATGATTCCCTCCAGAAGGAGAGGGAGGTTCCAACTCCAGGCACAAATATCATTCTGACCGCAAAAGACGGCACCACTCGGCCAATCGATGACGTGAGTACCTCCCTTTCTGACGGCGACGGTGGAATGAACGGAGCGGTTCTCGTATCCAGGGATATTTCCGGGAGACGGGCCGTCGAACGGCGTCTCGAGGATTCCGTCTCGAAATTCCGTGCCTTGTTTGCCTCGAACGGGGTGCCAATGGTGGAGATTGACGGCGAAGGCACCATTTTGCTCGCAAATCCGGGATTCGAAACACTCTCCGGTGTCCGCAGCACCGAGGTCGACGGACGCCTGAAGCTCGCGGACTTCCTGGACACCAGTTGCCTCTCCCCGGTGCAGGAGACGACCGAGGGTGAAGACCCCGGCCCCTTCCCGGCTCACGGAACGCATGAATTTGTATTCACCGACCGCCTCGGCACCTCCCACGACATCCTTATGGTAACAGGACCGGTTGACGGGAGCGACCACGCCATATGCACTCTTATCGATATATCGGACCAGAAAACCGCAGAGCAGGATCTCCGCAGGAAGGTAACGGACCTCTCGGCGATTCTCAACAGCGTGCCGTATGCCATCGTTCACAGGGATCGCGATCTGAACATTCTGTGGGAAAATACCGCCGCAAAAGCAATGGATGCGGCCATCCCCGCCACCGCCAGCCGAAAGGCATCTGCCGATGGAGAGAATACGGGCGGTGCATGCACCGCAGCAGAGGCACTCGCAACCGGCAATGTTCTGAAAACATCGTATTCCCTCGAGACCGGTGCCGGGGAGGGGGGGTGCCGGGAGACGACGTTCGTTCCCATAATGGATTCGGAGGGGACGTCCTCCTCTCTCATGGAACTGACCCGCGATGTAACCCCGGAGAGGGAATCGCGGGAGAAATATGCACTCCAGCATACGCTCGCGGAACGCCTGAGCGCCATCTCATCCGTACCAGCGGCGGAGGAGATCATCTTCGAATCCCTGCTGGACATCGGCGGGGTCGATGCGGGTCTGCTGTATCATGCCGACACCGAGGGCGGCGGCCTTGCCCTCGTCCGGTCGGAGGGAGTGACGGACGAATTTACCAAGTCGGTCCGTCACCTCGGCCCCGAAAGATATTCCGTGAAACGCCTTGGAGCAAAAAAGCCCATCTATGGAATGGTTGACGACATCAGCCCGAATTTGATCGACATCTCACAGTATGAAGGGGT is a window from the Methanovulcanius yangii genome containing:
- a CDS encoding response regulator, which translates into the protein MKGKYNILYVDDEEILLDVTKVYLEKSGCYSVDTARSAGEGLNKIARQNYDAIISDYEMPEMNGIEFLTKIRSSGNDIPFIIFSGRGREDVALGAPNTRVDYYLQKGGQPKTMFAELGRNITQAISRKGAEIGLENKKSIKYSI
- a CDS encoding cupin domain-containing protein, with the translated sequence MLIRDIHTASYFTSRDGCTLCELLHPKNEPDLAMDMSLCHAVLSRGERTVPHRLKGQTEVYYILAGEGRMHVGEGNAVLRPGQTALVPPGAVQWIENIGQEDLIFLAICQPQWTERDEVILK
- a CDS encoding DUF2769 domain-containing protein, which codes for MEKFLEMQKKMEEMSPEEKSEMIAKLRGMCICPQCASYTECMKEKDELIYCATGQSECLVRMKECICDECPVKPMMGLINTSYCMQGSEKELRGL
- a CDS encoding GNAT family N-acetyltransferase, producing MGKHESYLIRLTKDQIEPASGMLVRSFFNDPKLAHILPDEEERRKKGRHLFAFELRYGLRYGRVYATSPNLEGVATWIRSEKAAITFWRAMLCGGMALQKGLGKEAMDRLEAFSEQADFYHEKHLPTPHCYLFFIGVDPRFQGQGYGGMLMRPMLEWLDETGTACYLNTQNEANIGLYEHFGFRVAGQVTLPESDIVHTGMVRKPAGERGSSPD
- a CDS encoding DUF2769 domain-containing protein; translation: MEDYLELAKRMEEMSPEEQEEMMAMIREMCICAGCASYTSCMKEKGELMFCATGKSECFVEMKQCLCPECPATSKMGLINTSYCMQGSEKELRGL
- a CDS encoding PAS domain S-box protein; its protein translation is MLISPDGAILAMNSRMAERFGRTPDALIDGNAFEIHPPELANLENIILQGNHLANTLFFYHESADGRHYKNTINPVVNPESEEVSYAVFSEDMTEKLTKGNFPVREKTTRLASIVESAEDAIIATDTEGRITIWNHAAEATFGYTEDEALGKDIDLISPPDYGPGPKLLTERVKNGEKVRHFTTKRMRKDGTVIDVSLTVSPITGDADEIVGISYITRDISDVAGARRKQKERDEWNAAVLRSIGDTVITTDTDGKVTFMNPAAEELTGWTFEEARNKPLADIYRIAHDGGELIHRPDDSLQKEREVPTPGTNIILTAKDGTTRPIDDVSTSLSDGDGGMNGAVLVSRDISGRRAVERRLEDSVSKFRALFASNGVPMVEIDGEGTILLANPGFETLSGVRSTEVDGRLKLADFLDTSCLSPVQETTEGEDPGPFPAHGTHEFVFTDRLGTSHDILMVTGPVDGSDHAICTLIDISDQKTAEQDLRRKVTDLSAILNSVPYAIVHRDRDLNILWENTAAKAMDAAIPATASRKASADGENTGGACTAAEALATGNVLKTSYSLETGAGEGGCRETTFVPIMDSEGTSSSLMELTRDVTPERESREKYALQHTLAERLSAISSVPAAEEIIFESLLDIGGVDAGLLYHADTEGGGLALVRSEGVTDEFTKSVRHLGPERYSVKRLGAKKPIYGMVDDISPNLIDISQYEGVASFACLPIVADDHILGACYLLSHTNTEIPESSRAILESTWYLMATSLTRMHAEEQLKESRERLDMAIQSADLYIMEYTPANGTIKWTNSPLHNLGYSSAGIVDFDWWTSLIHPEDRDERMAHITRSINGDDDVYSAEYRIRAANGEWRWLSVLGKAPDRDGDGKAPHLIGVIQDITPIKENEQSLKVANKKMNLLSSITRHDIINQVTPVLMYLELSRELCTDNATLEGYLEKMEQCVNGINSHISFTKDYQDLGLELPVWQSVIQTVGNVKKDIDLTSLTVDTSAFGEDVEIFADPMFRKTFFSLFDNSVRHGGDISEISIASKKDGGTLNIIYQDDGEGVPSDMKERIFSKGVGKNTGLGLFLTKEILDITGIGIRETGVPGESARFEISVPPGKWRYAGN